In Eublepharis macularius isolate TG4126 chromosome 4, MPM_Emac_v1.0, whole genome shotgun sequence, the following are encoded in one genomic region:
- the LOC129329358 gene encoding serine protease inhibitor Kazal-type 1-like, with product MSFKDKLNVSVLSGVFSQPERPSELDCKNFQNPTGIGRPEITQCPDFEYTVCGTDNNTYANECLICQYNADHNPEPKVGRKHDGPCTDN from the exons ATGAGCTTTAAAGATAAACTTAATGTGTCTGTTCTTTCAGGAGTTTTCAGTCAACCTGAAAGACCATCTGAA ttgGATTGCAAGAACTTCCAGAACCCAACTGGTATCGGGAGACCGGAAATCACACAATGCCCAGACTTTGAATATACTGTCTGCGGCACGGATAATAATACCTATGCCAATGAGTGCCTGATCTGTCAATATAACGC GGACCACAACCCTGAACCAAAAGTTGGTAGGAAACATGATGGGCCTTGTACAGACAACTG A